One window of the Labeo rohita strain BAU-BD-2019 chromosome 9, IGBB_LRoh.1.0, whole genome shotgun sequence genome contains the following:
- the ints6 gene encoding integrator complex subunit 6, which translates to MPVLLFLIDTSASMNQRSHLGTSYLDIAKGAVETFLKLRSRDPASRGDRYMLVSFEEAPAGIKAGWKDSHATFMTELRNLQAAGLTSIGQSLRTAFDLLNLNRLVSGIDNYGQGRNPFFLEPAIIVAITDGSKLTSSSGVQDELHLPLTTPLPGSELTKEPFRWDQRLFSLVLRIPGHASPDPEPMGGVPLDPSPITPMCEVTGGRSYSVFSQRMLNQCLESLVQKIQSGVVINFEKTGPDPPPTEDGPTEMKYGPQSWHSCHKMIYVRPNPKTGVPVGHWPIPESFWPDQNSPTLPPRAAHPQVKFSCVDSEPMVVDKVPFDKYELEPSPLTQYILERKSPHTCWQVFVCNSAKYGELGQPFGYLKASTALNCVNLFVMPYNYPVVLPLLDDLITVHKFKPPAKWRQSFENYLKTVPPYYITALRKALRMMGAPNLLADNMEYGLSYTVVSYLKKLSQQAKIEADRVCASVGKKAALEGGIKLRCRSAALSLAHRKDFTQLLHSIMGDGPALPVEANTKEFAGFQLAALNKALKPQGLRNPYDIPRSHLLDQLSRMRRNLLHASICILKGQDQDQLHSVPIAQMGNYQDYLKHCPSPLREADPDQPKRLHTFGNPFKLDKKAMMVDEADEFVTGTQGKGKRPGESSSPVGGGAPKRRRCMSPLLRLGRAYTPPKTPPRTPDNDYTELGNHINHLESDSDKESSPAPESEPIQQRNHLQPDEVENQQDRVQENGQSSDSELSLGSEGEEETPRRYPSPCQLKKIRNQESQELNSELRVLITKEIRKPGRRYEKIFYLLKQIQGSLETRLIFLQSIIKEAARFKKRVLIEQLENFLEEIHLRANSMNHLDGF; encoded by the exons ATGCCCGTCTTACTTTTCCTGATAGACACGTCCGCCTCCATGAACCAGCGCTCCCATCTGGGCACTAGCTATCTGGACATAGCGAAGGGCGCAGTTGAGACTTTCCTGAAg CTGAGGAGCAGAGATCCGGCCAGCAGGGGAGACAGATACATGTTAGTGAGTTTCGAGGAAGCACCGGCTGGAATTAAG GCTGGGTGGAAGGACAGTCATGCCACTTTTATGACCGAGCTGAGGAACCTGCAAGCAGCTGGATTGACATCGATCGGCCAGTCTTTACGGACCGCTTTTGATTTGCTCAATCTCAATAGATTAGTTTCGGGGATAGACAACTATGGACAG GGTAGAAACCCATTTTTTTTGGAGCCTGCTATCATTGTGGCCATAACTGATGGTAGCAAGCTGACCAGCAGTTCTGGTGTACAAGACGAG TTACATTTGCCCCTGACAACACCATTGCCCGGCAGTGAGCTGACCAAAGAGCCCTTCCGATGGGACCAGCGACTTTTCTCTTTAGTGCTCCGCATTCCAGGCCATGCCTCTCCTGACCCTGAACCAATGGGTGGAGTTCCACTTGACCCCTCCCCTATTACACCCATGTGTGAGGTCACTGGAG GCCGCTCATACAGCGTATTTTCCCAGAGAATGCTGAACCAGTGCCTGGAGTCTCTGGTCCAGAAAATTCAGAGTGGTGTGGTCATTAATTTTGAGAAGACAGGACCTGATCCTCCACCCACTGAAG ATGGCCCAACAGAAATGAAGTATGGACCTCAATCATGGCACAGCTGTCATAAGATGATCTATGTCAGACCTAACCCTAAAACTGGTGTTCCTGTTGGTCATTGGCCTATCCCGGAGTCCTTTTGGCCTGACCAGAACTCTCCTACTTTG CCTCCACGTGCAGCTCATCCGCAGGTGAAGTTTTCATGTGTTGATTCAGAGCCCATGGTGGTGGATAAAGTGCCCTTCGACAAATACGAGCTAGAGCCGTCTCCGCTCACTCAGTACATACTGGAGAGAAAATCACCGCACACCTGCTGGCAG GTTTTTGTGTGTAACAGTGCTAAGTATGGAGAACTCGGGCAGCCATTTGGTTATCTGAAGGCCAGCACAGCTCTTAACTGTGTCAACCTGTTTGTTATGCCATATAACTACCCTGTGGTCCTGCCTTTGCTTG ATGACTTGATTACTGTGCATAAGTTCAAGCCTCCAGCGAAGTGGCGACAATCTTTTGAGAACTATCTTAAAACAGTCCCGCCCTACTATATCACT GCCCTGCGGAAAGCACTAAGAATGATGGGAGCACCAAACTTGTTGGCTGACAACATGGAGTACGGTCTAAGCTATACTGTTGTGTCTTATCTTAAAAAGCTCAGTCAGCAG GCAAAGATTGAGGCAGATAGAGTTTGTGCGTCAGTAGGAAAAAAAGCGGCACTAGAAGGCGGGATTAAACTTCGCTGCAGAAGCGCCGCCCTCTCTCTGGCACACAGGAAAGATTTCACACAGCTACTGCACAGTATCATGGGAGATGGTCCAGCTCTGCCAGTGGAGGCAAACACCAAGGAGTTTGCTGGTTTTCAGCTAGCTGCTTTGAATAAA GCATTAAAACCACAAGGATTGCGGAACCCCTATGATATCCCAAGATCTCATCTCCTAGACCAGTTGAGCCGCATGAGGCGGAACCTTCTGCACGCCAGCATCTGCATTCTGAAAGGACAAGATCAAG ATCAGCTGCACAGTGTTCCTATAGCTCAGATGGGCAACTATCAGGACTACCTGAAGCATTGTCCGTCCCCTCTGAGAGAAGCAGACCCTGATCAGCCGAAACGTTTGCATACTTTTGGTAACCCCTTCAAATTGGACAAGAAG GCAATGATGGTAGATGAGGCAGATGAATTTGTTACTGGCACTCAAGGCAAAGGCAAACGTCCTGGAGAATCCAGCAGTCCTGTTGGAGGAGGTGCCCCCAAACGCAGGCGCTGTATGTCTCCGCTGCTTCGGCTGGGACGGGCATATACACCTCCCAAAACACCACCTAGAA CTCCAGATAACGATTACACAGAATTGGGCAATCACATCAACCATCTTGAGTCAGACTCTGACAAGGAGTCGAGTCCTGCGCCCGAGTCTGAACCGATCCAGCAGAGGAACCACCTTCAGCCGGATGAGGTCGAGAATCAGCAGGACAGAGTGCAGGAGAACGGCCAGTCCAGCGATAGTGAGTTGTCTCTGGGCAGCGAGGGTGAAGAGGAGACCCCACGCCGCTATCCTTCCCCCTGCCAGCTGAAGAAGATCAGAAACCAAGAGAGCCAGGAACTGAACTCTGAGCTCCGAGTGCTCATCACCAAGGAGATCAGGAAACCTGGCAGAC GTTATGAGAAAATCTTCTACCTCCTCAAGCAAATCCAGGGCAGTTTGGAAACGCGTCTAATCTTTCTGCAGAGCATAATCAAAGAGGCTGCCAG gtttAAGAAGAGGGTCTTGATTGAGCAGCTGGAGAACTTCTTAGAGGAGATTCACTTAAGAGCCAACAGCATGAATCATCTGGATGGTTTCTGA